A DNA window from Impatiens glandulifera chromosome 7, dImpGla2.1, whole genome shotgun sequence contains the following coding sequences:
- the LOC124945776 gene encoding protein PHOSPHATE-INDUCED 1-like: protein MSSLVVFILILISLFNVSFAARNLNELVQDPNSMLHYHNGPLLSGKISVNLIWYGKFTPSQRSIVADFITSLSSSSSPVQSKPTVASWWKTTEKYYNLASTTYSTSAAKRKFSRPALSLSLADQIIDDTYSLGKSLNEQHLVKLAAKGGQRNAVNVVLTAADVVVDGFCQNRCGTHRSSKGASIDGKNFKFAYIWVGNSEKQCPGYCAWPFHQPIYGPQNPPLVSPNNDVGIDGMIINLASLLAGTATNPFGNGYYQGAVDAPLEAASACPGIYGKGAYPGYAGDLLVDSNGASYNANGCNGRKFLLPAMYDPATSTCSTLV, encoded by the coding sequence ATGTCTTCTTTAGTTGTATTCATTTTGATTCTAATTTCACTCTTCAATGTCTCATTCGCCGCTAGAAACCTGAACGAGCTGGTTCAGGATCCAAACTCAATGTTACATTACCACAACGGCCCTCTCTTATCCGGCAAAATCTCCGTCAATCTTATCTGGTACGGTAAATTCACCCCTTCTCAACGTTCAATCGTCGCCGATTTCATTACCTCTCTTTCATCCTCCTCTTCCCCTGTTCAATCCAAACCCACCGTCGCATCCTGGTGGAAAACAACCGAGAAATACTACAACCTCGCCTCTACCACCTATTCCACATCCGCCGCCAAGAGGAAATTCAGCCGACCGGCCCTTTCCCTATCACTCGCCGACCAGATAATCGACGATACCTACTCTCTAGGAAAGTCACTAAATGAACAACATTTAGTCAAGCTCGCGGCAAAGGGTGGGCAGAGAAACGCTGTCAACGTCGTTTTAACGGCGGCGGACGTCGTCGTTGATGGGTTCTGCCAGAACAGGTGTGGTACACACAGGTCTTCAAAAGGTGCCTCAATTGATGGAAAGAATTTCAAGTTCGCTTATATCTGGGTCGGAAACTCTGAAAAACAATGCCCTGGCTACTGCgcttggccatttcatcaaCCCATTTACGGTCCACAAAACCCACCTTTGGTTTCCCCTAACAACGACGTGGGTATCGACGGAATGATCATTAACCTCGCCAGTCTTTTGGCCGGAACCGCCACGAATCCTTTCGGTAACGGCTATTATCAAGGTGCAGTCGATGCTCCTCTGGAGGCAGCTTCTGCTTGCCCTGGAATATACGGGAAAGGTGCCTATCCGGGATACGCCGGCGATCTGTTGGTGGATTCCAACGGAGCTAGTTATAATGCAAATGGATGTAATGGTCGGAAGTTTTTGCTTCCGGCCATGTATGATCCTGCTACATCCACATGTTCCACGTTGGTCTGA